In one window of Erinaceus europaeus chromosome 17, mEriEur2.1, whole genome shotgun sequence DNA:
- the CDC42BPG gene encoding serine/threonine-protein kinase MRCK gamma isoform X2, with protein sequence MERRLRALERLARGEAGGPGLDGLLDLLLGLHQELSSAPLRRERNVAQFLSWASPLVTKVKELRLQREDFEILKVIGRGAFGEVAVVRQRDSGQVFAMKMLHKWEMLKRAETACFREERDVLVKGDSRWVTALHYAFQDEEYLYLVMDYYAGGDLLTLLSRFEDRLPPELAQFYLAEMVLAIHSLHQLGYVHRDVKPDNILLDMNGHIRLADFGSCLRLNTSGTVDSSVAVGTPDYISPEILQAMEEGKGHYGPQCDWWSLGVCAYELLFGETPFYAESLVETYGKIMNHEDHLQFPPDTPDVPASARDLIRQLLCRQEERLGRGGLDDFRKHPFFQGVDWDRLASSTAPYIPELQGPMDTSNFDVDDDTLNHPGTLPPPSHGVFSGHHLPFVGFTYTSSSAGPDGNSEQPAAALERKLRGLEQEKAELSRKLQEALHSPSDRRELEQLRKEVQTLRNRLAAETLRDTKSPSSQTDGSDLRQERDQPHQELAEARVHQAELLRGLEEAQALGSQLQAAQAVQKELQSHVATLSREVTQAQQEGGPEPETPRVKTVHAIPETNGTRSPEAELREEVAVLRGQLEQARGSRGKEELVLGRLQEENQRLSREQERLVEELEREQQDKQRLEGERRETEKNWEAQIADILTWVNDEKVSRGYLQTLATKMAEELETLRNAGTQTLPTRPLDHQWKARRLQKMEASARLELQSALEAEIRAKQGLQERLTRVLEAQLRAESRLQEAEQRSQGLQRELMALREELHARGPGDTKSLNPFIPFLSFRSSERDANKETGITGEAPRSGPEPELRPKGRRSLRLGAVFPRTSATTPSPVEGPTAKPGSHSLRPRSFPSPTKCLRCTSLMLGLCRQGLSCDTCGYFCHSTCAPLAPPCPVPPDLLRTALGVHPETGTGTAYEGFLSVPRPSGVRRGWQRVYAALSDSRLLLFDAPEARASPASGALLQVLDLRDPQFSASPVLASDVIHAQPRDLPRIFRVTASQLAVPPATCTVLLLADSEAERERWLQVLGELQRLLQDARPRPRPVYALKEAYDNGLPLLSHTLCAAILDQERLALGTEEGLFVIHLHTNDIFQVGECRQVQRLAVSAGAGLLVALCGRGPSVRLFLLAELESGEAAGAKIAESRGCQALVAGRILQARTPVLCVAVKRQVLCYQLGPGPGPWHHRIRELQAPAPVQSLGLLGDRLCVGAAGAFALYPLLNEAAPLALGAALVPEELPPTRGGLGEALGAVELSLSEFLLLFAAVGVYVDGAGRRSRAHELLWPAVPTGWGYSAPYLTVFSDNALDVFDVRRAEWVQTVPLKKVRPLNPEGSLFLYGTEKVRLTYLRNRLAEKDEFDIPDLTDNSRRQLFRTKSKRRFFFRVADEQRLQQRREMLKDPFVRSKLISQPTNFNHLVHVGPTDGKPGARALSPAPGEKGRGGRTSGQQRPHSFSEASRRTVSVSSEGLGGDANSTVKRKPWTSLSSESVSCPQGSLSPATSLAQVSERPRSLPLAPESENTV encoded by the exons ATGGAGCGGCGGCTGCGGGCGCTGGAGCGGCTGGCGCGGGGCGAGGCGGGCGGCCCGGGGCTCGACGGCCTCCTGGACCTGCTGCTCGGGCTGCACCAGGAGCTCAGCAGCGCCCCCCTGCGGCGGGAGCGCAACGTGGCGCAGTTCCTGAGCTGGG CCAGCCCCTTGGTGACTAAGGTGAAGGAGCTGCGGCTGCAGAGGGAGGACTTTGAGATCCTGAAGGTGATCGGCCGCGGGGCCTTCGGGGAG GTTGCTGTGGTGAGGCAGAGGGATAGCGGGCAGGTCTTTGCCATGAAGATGCTGCACAAATGGGAGATGCTGAAGAGGGCCGAG ACGGCCTGTTTCCGGGAGGAGCGAGATGTCCTGGTGAAGGGGGACAGCCGCTGGGTGACGGCTCTGCATTACGCCTTCCAAGACGAGGAGTACCTG TACCTGGTCATGGACTACTATGCGGGCGGAGACCTGCTCACGCTGCTGAGCCGCTTCGAGGACCGCCTGCCGCCCGAGCTGGCGCAGTTCTACCTGGCGGAGATGGTGCTGGCCATCCACTCGCTGCACCAGCTGGGCTACGTGCACAG GGACGTCAAGCCAGACAATATCCTACTGGACATGAATGGGCACATCCGGCTGGCCGACTTCGGCTCCTGCCTTCGCCTCAACACCAGTGGCACG GTGGACTCATCAGTGGCGGTGGGGACACCAGACTACATCTCCCCGGAGATCCTGCAGGCCATGGAGGAGGGCAAGGGCCATTACGGTCCCCAGTGTGACTGGTGGTCGCTGGGCGTGTGTGCCTACGAGCTGCTCTTCGGGGAGACGCCCTTCTACGCCGAGTCGCTGGTGGAGACCTACGGCAAGATCATGAACCATGAG GACCACCTGCAGTTTCCCCCGGACACGCCCGATGTTCCGGCCAGCGCCCGGGATCTGATCCGCCAGCTGCTGTGCCGCCAAGAGGAGCGGCTGGGCCGAGGGGGGCTGGATGACTTCCGCAAGCATCCCTTCTTCCAGGGCGTGGACTGGGACCGGCTGGCCTCCAGCACGGCCCCCTATATCCCTGAGCTCCAAGGGCCCATGGACACCTCCAACTTCGACGTGGATGACGACACCCTCAACCACCCC GGGACCCTGCCACCACCTTCCCACGGGGTCTTCTCGGGACACCACCTGCCCTTCGTGGGTTTCACCTACACCTCGAGCAG CGCGGGCCCCGACGGCAACTCAGAGCAGCCAGCAGCTGCCCTGGAGCGGAAGCTTCGGGGCCTGGAGCAGgagaaggcagagctgagccGCAAACTCCAAG AGGCCCTGCATAGCCCCTCAGACCGTCGGGAACTGGAGCAGCTCCGAAAGGAGGTGCAGACCCTGCGGAACAGGCTGGCAG CAGAGACCCTGAGGGACACCAAGTCCCCCTCGTCCCAGACGGATGGCAGTGACCTCCGGCAGGAGAGGGACCAGCCCCACCAG GAGCTGGCAGAGGCTCGGGTGCACCAGGCGGAGCTGCTGCGGGGGCTGGAGGAGGCCCAGGCCCTGGGCTCCCAGCTGCAGGCCGCCCAAGCCGTGCAGAAGGAG CTCCAGTCCCACGTGGCCACCCTTAGTCGGGAGGTGACTCAAGCACAACAGGAAGGCGGCCCTGAGCCAGAGACACCCCGAGTCAAG ACCGTCCACGCCATCCCTGAGACCAACGGCACGAGGTCCCCCGAAGCCGAGCTGAGAGAGGAGGTGGCCGTCCTGCGCGGGCAGCTGGAGCAGGCCCGGGG CTCCCGAGGGAAGGAGGAACTCGTGCTGGGCCGGCTGCAGGAGGAGAACCAGCGGCTGAGCAGAGAGCAGGAGCGG CTGGTGGAGGAGCTAGAGCGGGAACAGCAGGACAAGCAGCGGCTGGAGGGCGAAcggcgggagacagagaagaactgGGAGGCCCAGATCGCAGACATCCTGACCTG GGTGAACGACGAGAAGGTGTCCAGGGGCTACCTGCAGACTCTGGCCACCAAGATGGCCGAGGAGCTGGAGACGCTGCGGAATGCGGGCACCCAGACGCTGCCCACCAGGCCGCTG GACCACCAGTGGAAGGCGCGGCGGCTGCAGAAGATGGAGGCCTCGGCCCGGCTGGAGCTGCAGTCGGCACTGGAGGCCGAGATCCGCGCCAAGCAGGGCCTGCAGGAGCGGCTGACGCGGGTGCTGGAGGCCCAGCTGCGCGCCGAGAG CCGTCTGCAGGAGGCCGAGCAGCGGAGCCAGGGCCTGCAGCGGGAGCTGATGGCGCTGAGGGAGGAGTTGCATGCCCGCGGGCCTGGGG acaccaagtccctgAACCCCTTCATCCCCTTCCTGTCCTTCCGGAGCTCAGAG agggaTGCCAACAAGGAGACTGGCATCACAGGAGAGGCCCCGAGGTCCGGGCCTGAGCCCGAGCTGAGGCCCAAAGGCCGCCGCAGCCTGCGTCTGGGG gctgTGTTCCCCAGAACCTCAGCTACCACACCATCCCCGGTGGAAGGTCCCACTGCCAAG CCTGGCTCACACTCACTGCGTCCCCGGAGCTTCCCTTCCCCCACCAAGTGTCTGCGCTGCACCTCGCTGATGCTGGGCCTGTGCCGCCAGGGGCTGAGCTGCGACA CCTGCGGCTACTTCTGCCACTCCACCTGCGCCCCGCTGGCACCCCCCTGCCCTGTGCCCCCTGACCTCCTCCGCACCGCCCTGGGAGTGCACCCCGAGACGGGCACGGGCACCGCCTACGAGGGCTTCCTGTCg GTACCGCGACCCTCGGGCGTCCGGCGGGGCTGGCAGCGGGTGTACGCGGCGCTCAGCGACTCTCGCCTGCTGCTGTTCGATGCCCCCGAGGCTCGGGCCAGCCCAGCCAGTGGGGCACTCCTGCAGGTGCTGGATCTGAG GGACCCTCAGTTCTCGGCCAGCCCCGTGCTGGCCTCCGATGTCATCCATGCCCAGCCCCGGGACCTCCCCCGCATCTTTCGG GTGACGGCCTCCCAGCTGGCGGTGCCCCCGGCCACCTGCACAGTGCTGCTGCTGGCGGACAGCGAGGCCGAGCGGGAGCGCTGGCTGCAGGTGCTGGGTGAGCTGCAGCGCCTCCTGCAGGACGCCCGGCCTCGACCCCGGCCCGTGTACGCGCTCAAGGAGGCCTATGACAATGGGCTGCCGCTCCTGTCCCACACGCTCTGTGCCGCCATCCTTG ACCAGGAGCGACTGGCCCTGGGCACGGAGGAGGGGCTTTTTGTGATCCACCTGCACACCAACG atatctTCCAGGTGGGCGAGTGCCGGCAGGTGCAGCGGCTGGCGGTGAGCGCAGGCGCCGGCCTCCTGGTGGCCCTGTGCGGGCGCGGCCCCAGCGTGCGCCTCTTCCTGCTGGCAGAGCTGGAGAGCGGGGAGGCAGCTGGCGCCAAGATCGCCGAGTCTCGGGGCTGCCAGGCGCTAGTGGCGGGGCGCATCCTGCAGGCTCGCACGCCCGTGCTCTGCGTGGCCGTCAAACGCCAGGTGCTGTGCTACCAGCTGGGCCCggggcctgggccctggcaccacCGCATCCGTGAGCTGCAGGCCCCCGCGCCTGTGCAGAGCCTGGGGCTGCTGGGCGACCGGCTGTGTGTGGGCGCCGCCGGGGCCTTTGCCCTCTACCCGCTGCTCAACGAGGCTGCGCCCCTGGCCTTGGGGGCTGCGCTGGTGCCTGAAGAGCTGCCCCCAACGCGCGGGGGCCTGGGCGAGGCGCTGGGCGCCGTGGAGCTCAGCCTCAGCGAGTTTCTGCTGCTCTTCGCTGCCGTGGGCGTCTACGTGGACGGGGCTGGTCGCAGATCTCGGGCCCACGAGCTGCTGTGGCCTGCTGTGCCCACAGGCTGGG gctACAGCGCCCCCTACCTGACAGTGTTCAGTGACAACGCCCTGGACGTGTTCGACGTGCGGCGAGCGGAATGGGTGCAGACTGTGCCCCTCAAGAAG GTGCGACCCCTGAACCCCGAGGGCTCCCTGTTCCTCTACGGCACGGAGAAGGTCCGCCTGACCTACCTCAGGAACCGGCTGGCAG AGAAGGACGAGTTCGACATCCCCGACCTCACGGACAACAGCCGGCGCCAGCTGTTCCGCACCAAGAGCAAGCGCCGCTTCTTCTTCCGCGTGGCCGACGAGCAGCGGCTGCAGCAGCGCAG GGAGATGCTGAAGGACCCTTTCGTTCGCTCCAAACTCATCTCACAGCCCACTAACTTCAACCACCTGGTGCACGTGGGCCCCACCGATGGGAAACCCGGAGCCCGGGCCCTGTCCCCG GCTCCCGGAGAGAAGGGCCGAGGTGGCCGCACCTCCGGCCAGCAGCGACCACACAGCTTCTCAGAGGCATCGCGGCGCACCGTCTCCGTGAGCAGCGAAGGACTTGGAGGGGACGCAAACTCCA CAGTGAAGAGGAAGCCCTGGACGTCTCTGTCCAGCGAGTCGGTGTCCTGCCCCCAGGGGTCTCTGAGCCCCGCGACCTCGCTGGCACAG gtctcAGAGCGGCCCCGGAGCCTCCCTCTGGCCCCCGAATCTGAGAACACTGTGTGA